The Solidesulfovibrio fructosivorans JJ] DNA segment TGCGTGCCTTCCGGGCAATGGCGGATGGCGTTTTCCAGGAGGTTCGCAAACATCTGGGTGAGCAGCGCCCGGTCGCCCCGGACGATCGCCCCCGAGGCTATCCGGGTCACGATGGTTTGCCCCCTGTCCTCGGCCACGGCGACGTAGGCCTCGGCCAGGGTCTCCATGATTTCGGAGAGATCGACCGGTACAAACGCTTTTCGCCTCGCCCCGGATTCGATCTGGGCGATGCCCAGGATGGCGGAAAAGATGGACAGGATGTTGTCGGTGTCGCCGATGGCCGCGTCCAGAACCTCCTGGCATTCGGCGCCCGTGACGTGCCGCAGCCTGGCCCCTTCGAGGTGTTGCCGCAGCCGCGCCAGGGGCATGCGCAGGTCATGGGCGATGTCGCTCGAGACCTGGCGCAGGCTTTCCATGAGTTCCTGGATGCGGTCGAGCATGCCGTTGAGATTGGCCGCCAGTTGATCCAGTTCGTCGTTCGTGGCCCGGGTGGGAACGCGGTCCTCCAGGTTGCCGGCCATGATGGCCCGCGTGGTGCGGTTTACGGCGTCGATGCGGCGCAAAAATCCCATGGAGACCAGGATGCCGCCGCCTATGGAGAGCAGTAAGACACTGCCCATGCCCCAGCCAAAGGCGCGCAGGATGGCCTCCTTGGCTTCGTCAATGCGGTGGTCGTCTTCGCCGACCAGGAGATACGCGCCGCCTGGAAGCTCGCGGCCAAAGGCGATGACCTCGTGCTCACGGTCCTCGTCGTGGTCGGATTTCCCTGGCTTTTCCCTTGGTCGAGGCAAGGTCGTAAATCCCGCCACCTGCTCCGTGCGTTCCATGTTGCCGGCCAACTTGCGACCGGAAGCGTCCAGGAGCAGGGCATAGGTCGGCGGCAGGCCGGACTTGCGCAACCGTTCTTCAAGGGACTGGATCAAGTCAGCCATGCCCCCGGTGCGCAACTCTTCGGAAAGGGTCGCGGCCTCCCGCCTCAGGGCGTCATGGACTTGTTGCTGGAGGGCCTGGCTGGCAATCCAATAGATAATGCCGAAGACCAGGGTGGCCGAAACGGAGAACAACCCCGCGAAGAGCGCGGCCAGCCGGAAGCTGGTGTTGCGAAAAAGCCTACTTCGGACCATGCAGCATATACCCCGCGCCACGGACCGTGTGGATGAGATCGCAGCCGAACCCCCGGTCGACCTTGGCCCGCAACCGACTGATGTTGGTTTCCACGACATTGGTCTGGGGATCGAAATGGAAATCCCAGACTTTTTCCAGGAGCATGGTCCTGGTCACGATCCGGCCGGCGTTGCGCACAAGGTATTCCAGCAGTTTGAATTCCAAGGGCTTCAAGTCCAGGCTGTGGCCGGCCCGGCTGGCGGTGCGGGTCAGCAGATCCAGCTCCAGATCGGCGATGCGCAGTTGCGTGGTCACGTCGGCCAGCGGGGGCCGCCTGGCCAGCGCCTGCACCCGGGCGAGCAGTTCCGAAAAGGCGAACGGTTTGACCAGATAGTCGTCGCCCCCGGCTTCCAAGCCCTCGACGCGGTCCTCGATGCTGCTTCGGGTGGTCAGAAAAAGGATCGGCGTCTTGGTGCCCGCCCCCCTGATCGTTTTCACAATGGCCAAGCCGTCCAGGCCAGGGAGCATCCGGTCCACGATCATCACGTCATAAGGACCCTCCGCCGCCAAGAACAGCCCCTCGCGTCCTTCGGCGGCATGGTCCACCACATAGCCCTGTTCCTTGAGCCCCTTGGCCACATAGGCCGCGGTTTCGGCATCGTCTTCGATCAAAAGTATTTTCATGGCACGTCCTCGTTGCCGGCAAAAGGGAATACAGAGTACCTCGGGGGCGTATCGCCTGGCAACGCACGGTTGCCTTTTAGCGGCTGCGACGCCACCGCCAGACGAGCACCCCCCCGAGCAGCAAAGGAATTCCCAAGGCCACCGGCAGCACTCTGGCGGAGGCGACCACGGGCTTGCCGCGCACCGTAAACGCCGCAACCGGGCTGGTGACAAGCTCCCGGGTCTCCCGGCTGGCCAGGCAGACCACCAGGCGGTAGTGCCCGGCCGCGATCAGTCGCATGGGCCAGGTCGCGTTTACGGTCTGCCCTGGCTCCAACGTGGCGGCCGTCACGGCTTTGTGGGCGCTCCAATCTTCCAGATCCACGGGCTGTTCCTTGCCTGGGTCGGTCTGGAGCAGACTGATCCAGGCCACCAAGCCATGCTCCGGCATTGTGCCCGTGTTGCGGATGGACGTTTGAAAACTGAGCCGGTCGCCCATCCGGGGCGTGTCGGGATTGCCGGGAGCGGGCGTCAAACTCACGCTCAGGCCCGCCGACGCGGGAGTGGCTCCCCAAAAGACCAGTATCGCCAACACGCCCAGGATCCGTAAGGTGTTCATAAGCCGCCTCCGCTGCGCAGCAGACGTTGAAAGGCATGGCGGGCAAACAGGACGAAAAGCGCCAGCCAGGCAAGGATTACCAGGGCGTGGGCCCATTGGGACAGGAGGGAGGCGGAATCGATGACGACCGCGTCGTAGGCATTGATAGCCGCCGCAAAGGGATTGATGGCGTCGAAGGCCATGCCCACCGTTGTCTGGCGCAGACTCGGCCCGAAGATGAGGGGGCTGGCCGCCAGGAGCAGCAGGACAAAGCTGGTCAAGAGTCCGCTTCGGGAGGAATCCAAGCGCGCCCCCAGGCCGAGGGCCAGACAGCCGAACCCGATGACCACCGGGGACCCGAACAGGGCCAGGACGGCGATACCCCCCATGAGGTTTTGTCCGGTGCTGCCGACCGCCCAAAGATATGGCAGGGCGAGCGCGAACAGCACGGCCCAGACGATGACGATACCGCCGAGTTTGCCGAGCAGGATGCTCTCCGGGGCCACGGGCGTCAGCAACAACGGGGGAAGGCTGCCGCGATCCCGTTCGCCGGCCAGGGCATCCACGCCGAGGATCACGGCGAGCAACGCCCCAAGGGCCGTGATCAAGCCGGCCATGTCATAGACGACCTGGGCGTTGTCGAGCAGGCTCAATTCGGTATCGCTGACCAGCAGCAGACAGAAGATCGAAAGCGCCACGGCCATGGCCACGAGCCAGGCGAGGCCACGCGGGCTTCGCAGCAACGTTCCCGCCTCTTTTCGGGCAATGAGCATGGAGCTGTTCATGTCGGCCTCCCCTCGGTCATGGTGAGGTAAAGGGATTCCAGACCGCCGCCTTCCCGCATGACTTCCGCCACCGGCCAGCCCGCGAAAAGCATCTCCCGCCAAGCGTCGGCGGCCGGGAGCCCCGGTTCGATCTCCACCAACCATGCGTCGCGATCCCTCGCCAGGATCGACACATGTCGCGGCATTCTCGTTGCCGGCGGCAACTCCCCGGACCATTTGATCCGGTAACGCACCCGGCCGCCCTGGCTGTCCAGAAGTTCGGATACGGCCCCTTCGATGACCGTGCGGCCTTCCATCAGGATGCCGATACGGCCGCAGAGGCGGTCCACGTCGTCAAGCAGGTGGGTGCAAAGCAGGATGC contains these protein-coding regions:
- a CDS encoding response regulator — encoded protein: MKILLIEDDAETAAYVAKGLKEQGYVVDHAAEGREGLFLAAEGPYDVMIVDRMLPGLDGLAIVKTIRGAGTKTPILFLTTRSSIEDRVEGLEAGGDDYLVKPFAFSELLARVQALARRPPLADVTTQLRIADLELDLLTRTASRAGHSLDLKPLEFKLLEYLVRNAGRIVTRTMLLEKVWDFHFDPQTNVVETNISRLRAKVDRGFGCDLIHTVRGAGYMLHGPK
- a CDS encoding sensor histidine kinase, whose amino-acid sequence is MVRSRLFRNTSFRLAALFAGLFSVSATLVFGIIYWIASQALQQQVHDALRREAATLSEELRTGGMADLIQSLEERLRKSGLPPTYALLLDASGRKLAGNMERTEQVAGFTTLPRPREKPGKSDHDEDREHEVIAFGRELPGGAYLLVGEDDHRIDEAKEAILRAFGWGMGSVLLLSIGGGILVSMGFLRRIDAVNRTTRAIMAGNLEDRVPTRATNDELDQLAANLNGMLDRIQELMESLRQVSSDIAHDLRMPLARLRQHLEGARLRHVTGAECQEVLDAAIGDTDNILSIFSAILGIAQIESGARRKAFVPVDLSEIMETLAEAYVAVAEDRGQTIVTRIASGAIVRGDRALLTQMFANLLENAIRHCPEGTQIALSVSREPAGILASVSDNGPGIPPEERENVFRRFYRLDRSRSTSGSGLGLALVKAVSDIHDATMELSDAAPGLRFRVRFPVS
- a CDS encoding ABC transporter permease is translated as MNSSMLIARKEAGTLLRSPRGLAWLVAMAVALSIFCLLLVSDTELSLLDNAQVVYDMAGLITALGALLAVILGVDALAGERDRGSLPPLLLTPVAPESILLGKLGGIVIVWAVLFALALPYLWAVGSTGQNLMGGIAVLALFGSPVVIGFGCLALGLGARLDSSRSGLLTSFVLLLLAASPLIFGPSLRQTTVGMAFDAINPFAAAINAYDAVVIDSASLLSQWAHALVILAWLALFVLFARHAFQRLLRSGGGL